Below is a window of Coriobacterium glomerans PW2 DNA.
GCACCGTTCATCTTCTTGGCCATCTTCAACGTCGTGCAGTTCCTGTTGCGCTTCGGTCTCATGAAATGGTCCTACAAGATGGGCACGAGCGCGATCGATGCGCTCACCTCGCAGATGCAGGCGTTCACGCGTGCCGCTTCGATCATGGGTGTCTTTGTCGTCGGCTGCCTGACGGTCACGATGGGCGCCACCCAGATCAATCTCAAGATCCCGAATGGGACCTCGATGGGCTACAGCGCGACCACGGCTGTCGTATCAAACGATGACGCCGAGAATTTCAATCAGGAGATTTCTTCTGATGCGAAGGCGGGCACGATCGGCACGAAGGGTGCCGACGGCAAGCCGATCACGATCAAGAACGCTGACGGAACCGAGACCACCACGGGTATCACCGATCTCGGAAACGGCATGAGCTCGGTCACCTATGCGACCGTTACGCAGACGCCGGTCAACTTCAGCGTCGCGGACACGCTCAACACGGTTATCCCGAAACTGATCCCGCTCGCACTCGTGATGGTTCTCTATTACATGTTCGCGAAGCGCAGCTGGACCCCGATCAAGGGCATCGTCTTGATGTTCGTCTTGGGAATCCTGGGCGCCGGTCCGTTCGGTCTGTGGGGAAGCATCTGGTAGAGATCGGTTTGTCGGGGTTTCCCGCCGCCTGTTTGCAGGCGACGTCGCTCCGGTTCTGATCTTCAATCGGGAAGGCCGCGTCCCTTGGGTCCAAAGGGGTGCGGCCTTTCTCGAACACTGATCCTGTCGATAAAGGAGGCGAGAGCTCATGGCACTCGGCGCACGCAAACAGCCGCTCTATGATCAGCTCGTCGGCATCCTGAGCGATAAGATCGACAATGAGTATCGCCCCGGCGATCTCATCCCCTCCGAGCGGCTGCTCGCCGAGCGCTACGGGCTGTCGCGCACGACCGTCCGGCTGGCGCTTCAGGACTTGGAGCGTCAGG
It encodes the following:
- a CDS encoding PTS system mannose/fructose/sorbose family transporter subunit IID; its protein translation is MASNDYVIPDRYEDQTPAAQLDKKTLNKMAWRSCFLQASFNYERMQAGGWLYGILPGLEKIHTNKNDLAASMSHNLEFFNTHPFLVTFVMGIVLSLEQNKLDIPTIRAVRVAAMGPLGGIGDAIFWLTLVPITAGITSNMAISGNMLAPFIFLAIFNVVQFLLRFGLMKWSYKMGTSAIDALTSQMQAFTRAASIMGVFVVGCLTVTMGATQINLKIPNGTSMGYSATTAVVSNDDAENFNQEISSDAKAGTIGTKGADGKPITIKNADGTETTTGITDLGNGMSSVTYATVTQTPVNFSVADTLNTVIPKLIPLALVMVLYYMFAKRSWTPIKGIVLMFVLGILGAGPFGLWGSIW